A region of the Myxococcus stipitatus DSM 14675 genome:
GGCAAAGGGCTTCGGCTCGTCCATGTCCACGCGTCAGGGATAGGACAGGGAGACCAGGAGGTGCTCCCCGCCATGGGCCATGCCGGAGGCGCCCAGCCGCCAGGTCACGTCGATGGGGCCCTCGGAAGGAGGACCCTGTCGCTCGAACTCGATGAGGTAGGTGGCCTCGAAACGCGGTGGGGAGTCTCTCGGGGTTACGTCCATGTAGTAGGTGCCTCCCCCCCTGTGCAGGGTGTCGGCGCCTCGAGGGTCCTCGAAGACGTACGTCTGCTCGTGCACGAGCCTCCCATCCGCCTCGTCGAGGATGCGGACGCGGAACCAGGGAAGGACGGGTGCGCCTTGTCCCGTGGGCGGCTTCCACCGGATGGCGCTCAGCTCGATGGACAGCGATGCGTCGTACACCCTCACCGAGTCGGAGCGCTTCTTCGGGCCGACGTACAGCTTCACGCGGTGCCGATAGACGGGCTCGGACGGAGACAGGGGGGTCTGGGCGGTGTCTGTCTTCGTATCCCCGCTGACGGACGACCCCAACAGGAGGCATCCCGTCGTCAGGAGCGCGAGCGCGAGTCCTAGGAGCCGGAGGATGAGAACGGGGCGGACGCTCATGGCTCGAGGACCTCCACCGTGAAGCCCTTGGGCCGGTCGCTCGTGCCCTCCACGGACACGCGGCCCGTCGCGGACCACTCCACGTCGACGGTCCCCTCCGCGCCGATGTTGTCCTGAAGCGCGAAGAGGACCGTGACGGGCCACTCGCAGGCCTCGGTCAGTCGGCACCCCTCGCGGAGCCCGATACCCGCTTCCATCTCCTGGGTGACCTCCGGGCCGTCGAGGATGGTGGAGTCACCGGTCCTCCGGCCCCACCGGTCCTCGAACTGCACCTGGAACCAAGGCTGGTGGGGCGCATGGGCGTCCGTGGACCGCCAACGCACGGTGGCCTTCACAATGATTTGCCCCTCCGCCTGGAGTTCCTCCGGCTGTCCGGCCCGGGCGCGAACGAGGAGGGTGCGAATGACCACGGGCTCCGCGCTCGTCACGCGCAAGGGAGCACCCGGAAGCTCCTTGGAGGGGATGTAACCGGTGGAGGGCGTTATCTCCGAGGTGGCCAGGACACTTCCACTCGCCACGAGCAGCGCGAGCCGCGCGGTCCAGGAGTGCCGGGAGGACGTGCGGGGGGGATGCTTCCGAGGGGCAGGGTTCATGCGGAGCGGGCGGCTGCGTGGGGGACAGTGCTCTCCCAGGCGCCAGGCCCGCTCGGGAACGGCGGGGTACAACAGCAATCCAGATGCCAGTCGCGCACCAAGGAGAACGCCCTCGCGGACTTCACCTCAGCGTCCCGGAATGCGACACGGATGTCAGGACTGCACTCTCTCCGAGGCCGCGCTGACGGTCCCCGTGCTCCGTCGGCACGAGGACCGTCTTCCTCCAGGACTCAGCCCGCGCGGCTCTTGGCCTTGGTGCTCCGTCCCGAGGCCGCGGGGGCGGCGCTGCCGCCGTCCACGGCGGGGCCTCCGACGTAGGCCGCCAGGTGCTTGCCCGTCAGCGTCTTGCGCGACGCGACCAGGTCGGCCGGGGTGCCCTCGAACACGATGCGGCCGCCGTCATGGCCCGCGCCCGGTCCCAGGTCGATGATCCAATCGGCATGCGCCATGACCGCCTGGTGGTGCTCGATGACGATGACGGACTTGCCGGACTCGACCAGCCGGTCCAGCAGCGCGAGCATCTGCGCGACATCCGCCAGGTGCAGGCCGGTGGTCGGCTCGTCGAGCACGTAGATGCCGCCCTCCTCGCCCATGTGCGTCGCCAGCTTCAGCCGCTGCCGCTCGCCGCCCGACAGCGTCGTCAAGGGCTGCCCGAGGCGCAGGTAGCCGAGCCCCACGTCCGACATGCGCTTGAGGATGGCGTGCGCGGCGGGCGTGCTCCCCTTGCCGGAGCCGAAGAAGGCGACGGCCTCGTCGACGGGCAGGTCGAGCACCTCGGCGATGTTGAGGCCCCCGAACTTGTACTTCAGCACCGCGGCCTGGAAGCGCTTCCCCTCGCAGTCCTCACACGTCGTGGAGACACCGGCCATCATCCCCAGGTCGGTGTAGATGACGCCGGCGCCGTTGCACGTCGGGCACGCGCCCTCCGAGTTGGCGCTGAACAGCGCGGGCTTCACGTTGTTGGCCTTCGCGAAGGCCTTGCGGATGGGCTCCAGCAGGTCCGTGTACGTCGCCGGGTTGCTGCGCCGAGAGCCCTTGATGGCGGACTGGTCCACCGCCACCACGCCCTCACGGCCCGACACCGAGCCGTGGATGAGCGAGCTCTTCCCGGAGCCGGCCACGCCCGTCACCACCACCAGCACGCCGAGCGGGATGTCGACGTCCACCTTCTTCAGGTTGTGGCTGCTGGCGCCGCGCACCTTCAGCATGCCCGACGGCTTGCGCACCGACGGCTTCACCTTCGCCCGGTCATCCAGGTGGCGGCCCGTCAGCGTGCCGCTGGCGCGGAGCCCCGCGATGGTGCCCTCGAACACCACCTGCCCACCGTTCGTGCCGGCGCCAGGGCCGATGTCCACGACGTGGTCGGCGATTTGAATCGCCTCCGGCTTGTGCTCCACGACGAGCACCGTGTTGCCCTTGTCGCGCAGGTTCAGGAGCAGGGTGTTCATCCGCTGGATGTCGTGCGGATGCAGGCCGACGGTCGGCTCGTCGAACACGTACGTCACGTCGGTGAGCGCGGAGCCCAGGTGCCGGACCATCTGCGTGCGCTGGGACTCGCCACCCGACAGCGTGCCCGTGGGCCGGTCCAGACTGAGGTAGCCCAGGCCAATCTCCACGAACGAGTCCAGCGCGTGTTGCAGGTTCGCCACCAGCGGCGCGACGGAGGGCTCCTTCAGGCCGCGGAGCCAGTCGGCCAGCTCGTTGATCTGCATCGCGCAGGCGTCGGCGATGTTGATGCCCTTGATCTTGGAGGACCGGGCCGCCTCGTTGAGCCGCGTGCCCTTGCAGTCCGGGCAGGTGGTGAACGTCACCGCGCGCTCCACGAAGGCGCGGATGTGCGGCTGGAGCGACTCCTTGTCCTTGGTCAGGAACGACTTCTGGATGCGAGGAATCAGCCCCTCGTAGGTGAGGTTCATGTTGTCGAACTTCACCTTCACCGGCTCGCGATACAGGAAGTCGTGGCGCTCCTTCTTCGTGTAGTCGCGGATGGGCTTGTCCCCGTCGAGGAACCCCGAGGCCGCGAAGATGCGCACGTACCAGCCATCCTGGGTGTAGCCGGGGATGGTGAGCGCGCCCTCGTTGAGCGACTTCGACTCGTCGAAGAGCTGGGTCAGGTCGATGTCATTGACGGTGCCCATGCCCTCGCACTTGGGGCACATGCCGCCGGTGAGGTTGAAGACCTTCTTCTCGGTCTTCCCGCCCCCTTCACCCTTCTCGATGGTCATCGACCCGACGGCGCGCACCGAGGGGACGTTGAAGGAGTACGCGTTGGAGGAGCCGATGTGCGGCTTGGCGAGGCGGCTGAAGAGCACCCGCAGCATCGCGTTGGCGTCCGTCGCCGTCCCCACGGTGGAGCGGGAGTTGGCCCCCATGCGCTCCTGGTCGACGATGATGGCCGTGGTCAACCCGTCGAGGACGTCGACCTCCGGGCGTCCCAGCGACGGCATGAAGCCCTGGACGAACGCGCTGTAGGTCTCGTTGATGAGGCGCTGCGACTCCGCCGCGATGGTGCCGAACACCAGCGACGACTTGCCCGAGCCGGACACGCCGGTGAACACGGTGAGGCGCCGCTTGGGCAGCTCGACGCTCACGTCCTTCAGGTTGTTCTCACGCGCGCCCCGGACGCGAATCATGTCGTGGCGGTCGGCGGCGTGCTGGCTGGGATTGGAATTGGACTTGGTCATGGGGGGATGGGGGAACAGGGGTCCAATACGGCGCGGGAACGCTCAGGCCTGGCTGATGCGAATCATGTTGCCGGCGGGGTCCCGCACGGCACAGTCGCGCACGCCCCACGGCTGGTCCGTGGGCGGCTGCACCACGTCCACCTGGGCGGCGGTCAGCTTGGCGAACGTCTCCTCCAGGTTGTTGCTGGCGAAGATGGCCCCGCCCAGCGAGCCCTTCGCCAGCAGGCGGGCCACGGCGTCACCATCCTCCTTGCTGCGACCGGCGTGGGGCTGGCTCAGCACGATCTGGACGCCCGGCTGGTCCGGAGACGAGAAGGTGAGCCACCGGAGCGGGCCCTGGACGACATCGCCCGTGAGGGTCAGCCCCAGCGCATCCCGGTAGAACGCGAGCGCGCGCGTGGGGTCGTCAACAATCAGATGAACGGTCGAGAGCTTGAGGGTGGTCATAGGAGGCACTGTGTTTCATTACTCCGGGGATTGCTTCTCGGATCCTGCTCGACGGGGGCGCGTCCGCTCTTTCTGCACGCAGGCGGGCAGCACGCCGTCCTCGGTGTGCTGCTGGGCGCGGTAGTCCGACGGCGACGTGCCCACCAGCTTGGTGAAGCTGGCGCTGAAGGAGCCGAGCGAGGTGCAGCCGACCGCCATGCACACGTCGGTGACGCTCAGGTCTCCCCGCCGCAGCAGCGCCATGGCCCGCTCGATGCGGCGTGTCATCAGGTAGGAGTACGGGCTCTCCCCGTACTCCTGCTTGAAGCGGCGTGAGAAGTGGGCAGGGGACATGTAGGCCGCCTTCGCGATGGCCTCCACGTCGAGGGGGCTTTCGAACTCGCGGTCCATGAGGTCACGGGCCCGCCGCAGACGGACGAGCTCCGCGAGTTCGTCCGCCAGCGTCTCCTTGGAAGCCATGGAGGCAGGGTATGCCGGGCCCCAGGGAACCCCAAGGGTAAACCACCCACCCGAAGGTCACCTGGACCTCACGGGTGGGACTGTGACGGCTGGGGGGACTTCATTCCACTCCGCGCGGGAGCGGCTCGCGGCTCAGGACTTCTTCTGGGACTCGAAGAACGCGCGCGCCGCGTCGTCGGCGGCCTTGCGGTACTCGGGGACGCGGCTGCGCTCCGCCTTGGCGAGCGCGGCCGTGAGCTGCTTCACATCCAAGTCATTCGTGTAGCAGGGGGAGCCGGGCTGCTGGCGCCAGGAGTCGTCGAGGGTGCCCGTGTCGACGGTGTCGAACCCGAGCTCGTCGATGATGCGCAGGACCTTCGCCTTCGCCTCGGGGACGTCACCGGCGACGGGGAGGGCGATGCGCCCGGGGGTGCCCTTGGGGGTGCTCTTCGCGGCGAGGGAGCTGAAGTAGATGTTGTTGAAGGCCTTGATGACCGGCCGGCCCAGATGCTGGCTGACCCACACGCTCTCGAGCTGGCCCTGCTCGAGCGCGGGGATGCTGCCATCGCGCGAGGGGTAGTAGTTGCCCGTATCAATCACGACCACGTCGGAGGGCACGCCGGCGAAGAGGTCCTTGGGCAGGCCCGGGACGGCGCCCTGGGGGATGGTGATGACGACGACCTCGCCGCTGCGAGCGGCCTCGGCGGCGGTGACCGCGGTGGCTCCGATTTCGGCCGCGAGCGTGCGCAGGGAGTCCGGCCCGCGCGAGTTGGCGAGCGCCACCTGGTGACCCAGCTTCACCCACTTCCGCGCCAGCGTCGCGCCGATGCTGCCCGCACCAATGATTCCAATCTTCATGTGTTGCTCCTATAGGACTGGAGACCGCGGCGCATCTGATGCGAAGGGGAGTGTGACGGTGCGGAGAATGTTCGTCCTGGGGCTGTTGGGTGGGGGGGTGGCCTGCAAGGCCCCGCTGACGCCGGAGGAGGACCGCGGGCGGGCCGTGGAGTGGGTGCGGACGCACTCGAGCGAGCCCGTGCGGGAGGAGTGCCCCGCGGACAGGGTCCCCGAGAAGGAGACGAAGCTCGGTGACTTCAAGACCCACTGTGACGGGCGGCTCGCCTGGTGCGCGAGGCAGTGCTCCGACGGGGACGACGCGACCGCCTGTTACTCCCTCGCCTACGGCTTCATGGTGAAGGACACCCACGTCGCCCTGATGGAGCCGCTCTACCGTCGCTCGTGTGTCCTGGGGGCCATGAGGGGCTGTACGCTCTGGGCCGGGGCGCTCGCGTACCTGCACGGCTCGAGCGACGAGGAGAAGGTGTGCCTCGCGCGCACCTACGAGAAGACGTGCGCACGAGGGGAGCCGATGGGGTGCGCCGTGCACGGCTTCGACCTGATGATAGGCAGGCACGCTCCGCCAGACCTGAAGAAGGCCCGTGAGGTCCTGGAGCGCGTCTGCAAGGCCACCTCCGCGGACGACCCCGCGTGCGAGTCCGCGCGTGACAGCCTGGCCGCGCTCACGAGCTTGGAGCGGAACCCGGGAACGACAACGCCCCCTCCAGCCACCAGGCCCCGTCCTGGTGGCCCCTAGGGGGCATCCATCCGCCGAGGTTCCTGCGCTATGCGGTGGCCCGGATGAAGTCCATCACCCAGTTCGTCTCCCACGTCACGCCACCATCCGTGGAGAACGCCTGCTCCCAGCGCGGGGCCGCCGACGTGACGCGCGACCAGGTGTAGCGCACGCGGATGGGCCGGCCCTCGTAGGTGTCCACGCCCTCGAAGACGCCCACGTCTCCGGTGAAGGAGCCGACCACGGGCGGCTCGAGAATCCCCCGGCGGTTGTCCACCCAGTAGATGGACCACTGCTTCGTCTCCGGGTTGAAGAACTGGTACGCGGAGCCGACGAAGCCGCTCCAGAACTCGGTGCGGTACTCGTCCTCGATTCCCATTCCGCCCAGCAGCAGGCGCGCCACGCTCGTTGCCTCGAACTCAATCCACTCGGTGCAGCCCTTCAGCCGCTCGCGCAGACGGCGGTTGCGGATGTTCCACTTGCCCACCCAGAAATCGAAGTCCCGAGCCCCATCCCGGACCTGCGTGGACGCCGTCTGCACTGCCTCTTGCACGTTGCTCACGTTCGCTCCTGTGTCCTTCCCCGGCTTGGGGACGAAGCGCACGGTAGAGGGCATATAGGGCGGAACCTGCCCTCATTCGGACAGGGTGATTCCGTGAGAGGCGCACTGCTGCTAGGCAGGCGTATTTGAAACCGGGTGGATGATGTTCCTGGAGTTCAAGTCGGGGGCGGACACGTGCGAATCAAGGGGTTGATGGGGCTGGCGGCTCGAATCGGCCACCCGTCCAGGGGCGAGAAGAAGTGGCTCGCGAGTCGGTTGGAGGGCGAGGACTGCACCGCCAAGGCGTTCATCGAGGACCTGCGGCAGCGGCCTCTCTTCGACCTGATGTCCAGCGACATTCCCAGCGAGCTCCATGGCGCCGTACCAGAGGCTGACTTTCCCGCCCTGCGCGCGCGGATGGGCGCCCTCCTCGACCTGACCCTGGCGCTGGGGGGCCGGGCGGAGCTGGCGGAGTTCACCCTCGATGGCGAGGTGCGGTGCTTCCTCTGGGAAGGCAAGAAGCGCGCGCTCCCGGTCCGTCATGAAGACCCTCGGGTGAAGACGGACTTCCTCCTGTTGCAGAGGAACTGTCGGGAGGCGGTGCTCGAGTACACGCCTCCGCGCACGGAGGGGCTGCTCTGTTCGTGTGGCGCGTCGGTGGAGCCGACCGCGGTGACCTGCGCCCGCTGCGCGCGAGACTTCACCGTCCCCATCGGCGTCGCGGCGAGGCCGGAGGACCCCGAGCGCTTGCGTCCGCTGCGCATCCGAATCATGGAGCTGAAGTTTCCGCTGCCCAAGCATGACGTCTTCAAGGCGAACGTGTACGCGCCTCGCAACGCGCTCGAGGCACTGCTGTATGACGAACTGCTGCCCAAGGCCGGGCTCACGCTCATGAAGCCCCGGGAGCTGGCGAGTCGTGCCGCGCTGCTGTCGGAACTCGGGGCCTGGGGGCGGCGCCATGCCTTCCTCGCGCCCGAAGCCGCGCCGGGCTTCGTTGAAGGGCTGCGGTCGATTCTGGAGCAGAAGCCCGCTTCGGCTCGCAAGTGCCTGGAGCGCTGGGCGAAGGACCAGGGGCACCTGTTCCAGGCGTTCGCCGCCGTGGAGCCGGGGACTCCGGGGTGGCGGGCCGCGGCGGAGGTCAGCGGAGTCCCGCTGCATGGGGAGTATCAGCAGGAGTGGGTCCGCCAGGCCTTGGACTTCCTCATGCGCTTCTCGGGAGCACGCGGGGAGCTGTCCTCGGAGTTCCTCGAGAAGCTCGAGAAGGTGGCCCCGGACCTGCTCAGCGCGAAGGAGCGGAAGCGCCGTGCGCGCGAGGTCGACGTGAAGGCCTTGGATACGGGCGAGGGCTTTGGCGAGTACCTGAAGCGCCTGACGGCGTCGGTGAAGTCGCCAGCGAAGGCCATCTCCGCGGTGCTCCAGGCGGCCGGAGACCCGGACGACGAAGACGACTCCATTCCGACCGTGCTCAAGGACACATCGCGCGCGGCCGTCGAATGGCTGGTGGACGGACGGCGGCCCGAGGTGGGGGACGTGGAGGGAGACTGGCTCGCGGGGCAGTTCAAGGCCGTCCAGCGCGCGAAGTCCTTTCCCAAGGTCATCCTCGAGCGCGCGGAGGATGCGCGACGTCACCCCGCGCCCTTCGGGCTGCCGGGAGAGCGGACCTGGGACGTCCAGCCCGCGCGGCCTTCCGCGGCGGACTTGAAGGCCGTCGCGGCTTGTCCCGAGTGCAACCGGCGGGTGAAGCCGAGCCGGGTGTTCCATGTCCCCGCGCTCGGCAAGGGCACGGAAGGGCGCACCCTCCGCTTCTATGAATGCGAGCGGTGTGACAGGGCCATGCTGTTCGCGCGGGGCGAGAAGCTGGCTCGCGCCCGGAAGGCCCCCGTGAATGCCTTCACCGAGTACGCCAGCCCTCTCCTCGAGGAAGTGCAGCCGCCTCCGGGGTTCGTGCGATGGCGGTTCGAGCGCTTCGTCACCCGTCAGCTCCAGGGCACGAAGCCCGCGCTTCAGTTCGGGGGCCGGCCTGTCACCGAGAGCTGGCGTGAGCCCGTCATGGGGCTGCGTTGTCGACACGCCTCCGTGAGCGTCCGCATCCACGCGGACAACCTGGACCTTCAGCCCGCGTACGGCGCCGACTTCATGATGGGCGGTGTGTGCATGACACCGGGTTGCAAGAAGCCGGATGTCAGGACCGAGCGCGACGACTGAGGCAACGTGGCCCGGGCTCATGCACGAGCCCGGGCCTCGGAGCGCGTCACCTCACGACGCCGCATCCTCCAGCGCTTGTGCGAGCTGCCCCACCCACGACGAGAGCCGGGGCTCGCTCAGCAGCGTGAAGTGGTCACCCTCCGCGCCGTGCACCTGGAGCGCTCCGGTGATCCACTCGCTCCAGCCCAGGTCCTCCTGCACGGGGGCCTCGTCAGGAGCGCGGGTGGCGCGGAAGAGGACCGCCTTGCCCGTGTAGACACCCTTCGGCACATGGACCCGGTTCGCCTCGGCGAGCCGCTGGTAGACGTCGAAGAGCCGCTCGGCCATGTCCAGCCCCAGCGTGCTCAGCCCCGGCGCGGAGTGCCGCAGGGCGGGCAGCACCTGGGCCAGCACCTCCCGCACCCCCAGGCCGTCCAGTCGGCCCACGTCCAGGGAGAGGTCCGCCCACGACACCCCGAGCATCTGGCCGAAGCCCATGAGTCGCGTGAGCAGGTCGGGCTCGGCCAGGGGCTTCCGGGTGGGCGCGTGGCTGTCGAACAGCGCGAGCAACTCCACCGTCTCGCCTTGGGCCTGGAGCAGTCGAGCCATCTCGTGTGCCACGAGCCCGCCGAAGGACCAGCCGCCCAGGAGGTATGGCCCTCGGGGCTGAGCGGTCCGGACCTGCGTGAGGTAGTCGCGCGCCAGCGCCTCGACGGACGGCGCGGGCAGCTCGCCCCCCTCGAGTCCCGGCGCGGACAGGCCGTAGACGGGCCGCTCCGTGCCGAGCGCACGGGCAAGCTCCGCGTAGCCCAGCACCGTGCCGCCGCCGCCGTGCACGAGGAACAGAGGCCGCTCTGTCGACGCGCCCTCATCCAGTCGCACGAGGTTGGACGTGGGCTGGGACGGCTGACTCACCCGCTCCGCCAGTCGCTCCACGGTGGGAGCCTGGAAGAGCGCGGACACCGGCAACGCGACACCGGTCCGCTCACGCAGCATCGCCATGAGGCGCACGGCCATCAGCGAGTGGCCACCCAGCGCGAAGAAGTCATCGGTGGCGCCGACCTTCTCCCTGCCGAGCAGCTCGCTCCAGAGCGAGGCAACGGTCTCCTCACCGGCGTTGCGCGGCGCGACGTACTCCGCCTCGCTGGAGGCCATGTCCGGAGCGGGCAGCGCCCTGCGGTCCACCTTCCCGTGCGGGTCGAGCGGGAGCGCCGCGAGGAAGACGAACGCGGAGGGCACCATGTACTCGGGCATGGACCGGAGCAGCGCCGCGCGCACGGCGGCGATGTCCATCACCTGGCCCTCGTCGGTGACGAGGTAGCCCACGAGTCGCTTGTCTCCCGGACGGTCTTCCCGCGCGAGGACGACGGCGCGATGGACTCCGGCGATGGCGCCCAGCGTGGCCTCGATTTCACCCAGCTCGATGCGGAAGCCGCGCAGCTTCACCTGGAAGTCGAGCCGGCCCAGGTACTCGAGCTCGCCGTTCTCCATCCTGCGCACCTGGTCGCCCGTGCGGTACAGCCGCGCGCCGGGCACCGACGAGAACGGGTCCGGGACGAAGCGCTCGGCGGTGAGGTCGGGCCTGTCGAGATAGCCCCGGCCGACCCCGTCGCCTCCCAGGTAGAGCTCACCGGGCACGCCCAGGGGAGCGGGCTGCATGCGCGCGTCGAGCACATGCCCTTGGATGTTGGCCAGCGGCAGACC
Encoded here:
- a CDS encoding VOC family protein — its product is MTTLKLSTVHLIVDDPTRALAFYRDALGLTLTGDVVQGPLRWLTFSSPDQPGVQIVLSQPHAGRSKEDGDAVARLLAKGSLGGAIFASNNLEETFAKLTAAQVDVVQPPTDQPWGVRDCAVRDPAGNMIRISQA
- a CDS encoding NADPH-dependent F420 reductase, whose protein sequence is MKIGIIGAGSIGATLARKWVKLGHQVALANSRGPDSLRTLAAEIGATAVTAAEAARSGEVVVITIPQGAVPGLPKDLFAGVPSDVVVIDTGNYYPSRDGSIPALEQGQLESVWVSQHLGRPVIKAFNNIYFSSLAAKSTPKGTPGRIALPVAGDVPEAKAKVLRIIDELGFDTVDTGTLDDSWRQQPGSPCYTNDLDVKQLTAALAKAERSRVPEYRKAADDAARAFFESQKKS
- a CDS encoding ATP-binding cassette domain-containing protein; the encoded protein is MTKSNSNPSQHAADRHDMIRVRGARENNLKDVSVELPKRRLTVFTGVSGSGKSSLVFGTIAAESQRLINETYSAFVQGFMPSLGRPEVDVLDGLTTAIIVDQERMGANSRSTVGTATDANAMLRVLFSRLAKPHIGSSNAYSFNVPSVRAVGSMTIEKGEGGGKTEKKVFNLTGGMCPKCEGMGTVNDIDLTQLFDESKSLNEGALTIPGYTQDGWYVRIFAASGFLDGDKPIRDYTKKERHDFLYREPVKVKFDNMNLTYEGLIPRIQKSFLTKDKESLQPHIRAFVERAVTFTTCPDCKGTRLNEAARSSKIKGINIADACAMQINELADWLRGLKEPSVAPLVANLQHALDSFVEIGLGYLSLDRPTGTLSGGESQRTQMVRHLGSALTDVTYVFDEPTVGLHPHDIQRMNTLLLNLRDKGNTVLVVEHKPEAIQIADHVVDIGPGAGTNGGQVVFEGTIAGLRASGTLTGRHLDDRAKVKPSVRKPSGMLKVRGASSHNLKKVDVDIPLGVLVVVTGVAGSGKSSLIHGSVSGREGVVAVDQSAIKGSRRSNPATYTDLLEPIRKAFAKANNVKPALFSANSEGACPTCNGAGVIYTDLGMMAGVSTTCEDCEGKRFQAAVLKYKFGGLNIAEVLDLPVDEAVAFFGSGKGSTPAAHAILKRMSDVGLGYLRLGQPLTTLSGGERQRLKLATHMGEEGGIYVLDEPTTGLHLADVAQMLALLDRLVESGKSVIVIEHHQAVMAHADWIIDLGPGAGHDGGRIVFEGTPADLVASRKTLTGKHLAAYVGGPAVDGGSAAPAASGRSTKAKSRAG
- a CDS encoding helix-turn-helix transcriptional regulator, whose protein sequence is MASKETLADELAELVRLRRARDLMDREFESPLDVEAIAKAAYMSPAHFSRRFKQEYGESPYSYLMTRRIERAMALLRRGDLSVTDVCMAVGCTSLGSFSASFTKLVGTSPSDYRAQQHTEDGVLPACVQKERTRPRRAGSEKQSPE
- a CDS encoding sel1 repeat family protein; the protein is MRRMFVLGLLGGGVACKAPLTPEEDRGRAVEWVRTHSSEPVREECPADRVPEKETKLGDFKTHCDGRLAWCARQCSDGDDATACYSLAYGFMVKDTHVALMEPLYRRSCVLGAMRGCTLWAGALAYLHGSSDEEKVCLARTYEKTCARGEPMGCAVHGFDLMIGRHAPPDLKKAREVLERVCKATSADDPACESARDSLAALTSLERNPGTTTPPPATRPRPGGP